GATCCCCAATCAGTACAGTCCAACTCGAGGCGCTCAAGAAGGGGGCGTGTGTGACGGCAGCTCCCTGGAGCAGAAGGTCCATATAATAGGTCATTATGTACCAGACCCTGCTTAATAAAAGCAATTTGTCTTTTTTCAGAGCCTGGAGGAGGAAGAGGCTCTGAGAGACCATGCACCCCTTTTTGTCAAAGGCTTGCACACACCTCGTTTTCTCCAGGCGACATCGTGTACAACTCTCACGGAGAATGATCATACACGAGTATGGTTCTGCCGACAATTGTCAGAGTCGTTGACAATGCCACGTTGGCGGCGGTAGCGCCAAACCGTCAGGCTAGAAGAAAACCCCAATTCGACGGATTTTCGTGCCTGTCTCGCACTTCTTCGGCGCCAGACACTCTTGACCTATGTCGCGTTTCTCGACTTTGTCATTTGCCAGGCGCTCTGTGCACCAGCCACAAGAATTGCTGGTGTCAAGGTGTATCTGAAACTCCTTGTCAACACGAACAATAAGCCTGTTCCAGTTCCTGTAGTTAGCGCCAGCTGTGCGTAATATTTTCTGTACGTGTCGCGTTCGTGACACAGAATTTTTTCATCGACCAATTTAAATGCGTGGTACATCATCAATATTAACACTGTGCCGGTCGCAGTATTCAATCCTCTGGCTATCACATGCTTTGTCGAGCTCCGCATAACTCTCAGTGACCCCGGTTCTACCGAGGGTGTCAATCTGAAGGCAGACCTAAGTGCTCCCCAGGCAAAACCAGTCCCGTATCCCGACATCAAAACTCTTCCAACTTCCTTAGCGTAATCCACGTACTCTTGTTCTTTTATGTCGAATTCCACGAGGAGTTCCTTTTTCGCGTACATTGGCAACTGGTTGAGTAAGAACGTCTCGTACTTGGCCCGCAAAAAACGCATAGCAGACTCCGACAAGAGCAATTGCTGTAGTGCGAATTTACCCTGTCTTATGATACGTGAATCACCACTATACATGTGGGATCTAGATCCAAAGGTAAGATCGCAAAGGTGTGGAAACACATCTGTTTTTTCCGCCAGCCACTTTCTGCCCTCTACGGATTTTGTCAGTCCGGATACGAAACTGATGCCAGTGCGACATACTCCGGGGTCAGGGCTGTTTATCAGTTGAACGTAGTGTGTCAAATTGggtgattgaagcagttgagaatgTGTGTTTTCGTTTTGTGCCAAAACGGACACAAAACGGTCAAATGCCAAAACAAGCAGCTCGTCAAGGTAGGGCACAGCCAGTGCATGTAAATCTTTATCTACCGAACGTTCGTAGATTGTCCGAACATGCAAGTCATTCGTTCGAGAGGTTTCGATCATTCTTTGTATATGGGTCGTTGTTTCAGGAAGAAACAGTTGGTCGAGCTTGTCAAAGTTTTGTGTTTGCGtgaaatatttcagaacaaatgcaTTGTGTTCGGCTAGTCCAGTTATGGCACGCAGACTGAGGAGTCGAACAAGGGGATCTGAATGATATAGTAGCTGACACAGTTTGATGTAAATAGGTGTCTGAATCATGTGCTTCTTCGTAAAGCGGTTTCTGACAGACACATCTGCGATGTGCATTAGAGCGGTGTAAATTTCTTGTATGTCAGCGTTATCTAGCGATTCTGAATACAGACATTCTAGGGTCTTACGGGAATATCCTAACGTGCGCGTATTGAAGCGGAAGGTACAAGAAGGTTGTGAGTGTCTCGAAATGAAAGAAAACTCCGATGCAGCATTTGGTACGAAGTGCGTGTCATACCTACATTCTGGTTCGTTGTGCTAATCACTCCAAGAGCTGCTAGGAGCGAAGCCGCCAACAGTCTGTTTGTGGTGGATAGTTTTCTAGCTTTACAATAGAGTGCGGTGAGTACTTTGTGAAACAAGCATCTGAAACAGCCCAACGTAGAAGGGACGAGAGAATGTGTACAACGGTGTATGGTACCTAGATGCATCAAGCTCTGTACCTTTTTCAAGGTCTTAGAATTTGAAGGTTGTTTATTGAGGTTTCTGCCTGAGCCATATCTGCGCTGATCTTGACTTTTTCGGAATGTCCACTGTTGCGTTGTTTTTATTGTTTCGGGTTGTACGGTTGGTCTTGTGTTGAGGAAGGTTTGGGCCGAGCTGCTCGAGCCATTTCGCTTAGAGCGGTCGGCGTGGACCGAGCGTCGTCCGACAAGCCCTCGAGTACGTGTGTTTTTATGCACACGGAAGTTATTACATTTGAATTGATGGGCAGGAAAGGGGATCATGTCAATACTTTTGGAGCCCGAGCGAGCTGGGTAGTGGTGATTACACTGCTAGATTCTCCAATGTGTCATCTATGTACGTACTTCGGTGAAAAAGAccccattcaaaaaaaaaattgtcaaaaaaaAACGCGGAGCACTTCACTGTCTCTGCTTTTTATTGGACCGTGTTATTCTTCGAGTTCCTCAACATCTCGAATGTTGAAATATCGGATTTCGTATGCGTTTCTGCTAGATGCGACAAGTTTGAGCCAATCTcttaaaaagaattttttaaggAATTTTTTGATCAGGTACTTAAAGTAGCGCTTAGAAAACTGAACTTTAGTCACCATGATGATCTTGTTGTTTTCGGTCGTTGTCTGGATGTGTTTCTTGACCTTACCGGTTTTTCCATTGATTTTGATTTTCTTGTGCAAAAATGCTACCAAGTTGCTGAGCATAAAGATTTCATTTTCTACTGGCTTGCCACCGTCTATGATATATCGTCGATTGGTGGTTCCGATCACGTTTTTGACGAATTTTTTGGAGAGGGACTGTTTGGGGACACACTTTCTCTTTGCCTTGAGTGCCTCTCTTTTTTtccttgattgattgatttttcgGACAACGGCTTGTTTTTGGCCCGCGAAGCCTGGAAGTGTATCAGTCTTGGTTTTTGCTTCGCTAGCGGATGATGGTTGGGAGGCAGGATCGGCTGAGCCTTTGACGGCAGCAGAGTCCGCTTTTGTTGCTCGGGGATCTGACTTAAGCTCGGACATGTGTTTGGACAGATAGAATGGGGATCCCGCTGTACTTCACTGTGGCGGGGTATTCATGTGGTGGGTATTACCATATACAGATACGTATGGTATATACACACATTGCAACAAGATAGGGAACAACGTTAGAAACAGAGACGAGGATGTAAACTCCATCTGTATGTTTGATGCCCTAGCTTAAGAAGCTTGTTCAATGCGTGTTTTCTAAGACTTTCAGCCTTCAACTCGCGGCCGCCAAGCAACGTACAGGTaagaaagaccagtagaagctgtTCATCAAGAAAAAAAGGTTAGTTTTTCTTACGGAAAACGGTTGCCTCTATCCTGCACTTGTATAGGGGCTATGGTGCAGGGTATTTACGGGTGGTGGAGTTTGCATTTTTGGGGCGTATTTATGGCGCTTCGGTGTTCCGAGATCATGTTGTGGTCATGCAAAAGGGCAACATGCTTTAAATGGGTTTCATCTTGCGTTTCCCCGATAACGGGAAGAGAGATCGCTTTGCTTGAACGTGTGCGTTTGGACAGAGTACATACAAGATCTTAATTAGGACTGAGTGGACGAGGATATCAggcatgaaatttatttttattattatttttttttttgtctcgcgTGGAATCCTCGAGCGAGGATAGGATATATTTCACTCGACGAAAAAAAACAATGCCGTTTTTGTTTTCGGAATTCCGGGAGCTGGTTGAAGACCCTGATTCGATTTATACTTCATGGCTTCGCCTTCATTCTAGCCTGCGCTATTTGTCCTTTTCGGCGGAGCCCCGCTTGGTGGATAGGCTCAAGAGCGTGACCTCGTTCGTGTTTCAGGTAGAGAAACTGCTGTCGGAAGAGAGTGGCATTTACAGGCGCATATTATACAAGCGCCGAAACATGCACAAAAATGCCAAGTTCTTT
The sequence above is a segment of the Schistocerca gregaria isolate iqSchGreg1 unplaced genomic scaffold, iqSchGreg1.2 ptg000599l, whole genome shotgun sequence genome. Coding sequences within it:
- the LOC126316740 gene encoding uncharacterized protein LOC126316740 isoform X2 → MIPFPAHQFKCNNFRVHKNTRTRGLVGRRSVHADRSKRNGSSSSAQTFLNTRPTVQPETIKTTQQWTFRKSQDQRRYGSGRNLNKQPSNSKTLKKVQSLMHLARKLSTTNRLLAASLLAALGVISTTNQNVGYSRKTLECLYSESLDNADIQEIYTALMHIADVSVRNRFTKKHMIQTPIYIKLCQLLYHSDPLVRLLSLRAITGLAEHNAFVLKYFTQTQNFDKLDQLFLPETTTHIQRMIETSRTNDLHVRTIYERSVDKDLHALAVPYLDELLVLAFDRFVSVLAQNENTHSQLLQSPNLTHYVQLINSPDPGVCRTGISFVSGLTKSVEGRKWLAEKTDVFPHLCDLTFGSRSHMYSGDSRIIRQGKFALQQLLLSESAMRFLRAKYETFLLNQLPMYAKKELLVEFDIKEQEYVDYAKEVGRVLMSGYGTGFAWGALRSAFRLTPSVEPGSLRVMRSSTKHVIARGLNTATGTVLILMMYHAFKLVDEKILCHERDTYRKYYAQLALTTGTGTGLLFVLTRSFRYTLTPAILVAGAQSAWQMTKSRNAT
- the LOC126316740 gene encoding uncharacterized protein LOC126316740 isoform X1, translating into MIPFPAHQFKCNNFRVHKNTRTRGLVGRRSVHADRSKRNGSSSSAQTFLNTRPTVQPETIKTTQQWTFRKSQDQRRYGSGRNLNKQPSNSKTLKKVQSLMHLGTIHRCTHSLVPSTLGCFRCLFHKVLTALYCKARKLSTTNRLLAASLLAALGVISTTNQNVGYSRKTLECLYSESLDNADIQEIYTALMHIADVSVRNRFTKKHMIQTPIYIKLCQLLYHSDPLVRLLSLRAITGLAEHNAFVLKYFTQTQNFDKLDQLFLPETTTHIQRMIETSRTNDLHVRTIYERSVDKDLHALAVPYLDELLVLAFDRFVSVLAQNENTHSQLLQSPNLTHYVQLINSPDPGVCRTGISFVSGLTKSVEGRKWLAEKTDVFPHLCDLTFGSRSHMYSGDSRIIRQGKFALQQLLLSESAMRFLRAKYETFLLNQLPMYAKKELLVEFDIKEQEYVDYAKEVGRVLMSGYGTGFAWGALRSAFRLTPSVEPGSLRVMRSSTKHVIARGLNTATGTVLILMMYHAFKLVDEKILCHERDTYRKYYAQLALTTGTGTGLLFVLTRSFRYTLTPAILVAGAQSAWQMTKSRNAT